A region from the Cannabis sativa cultivar Pink pepper isolate KNU-18-1 chromosome 9, ASM2916894v1, whole genome shotgun sequence genome encodes:
- the LOC133031503 gene encoding uncharacterized protein LOC133031503 → MKGSVLSEDKNLINVVIESDPPGTPWNLMGVYGPPTLAGKEAFWNRIGDVIMNNVNPSMIIGDLNGTLADHENLHYSNWRNPARYSFDLRRMVARTGIVYLGSQGGKFTWFQKSKVIGGGCGLKRARLDRALASIEWRMPYPSGITHALSAATSDHRPILLDTNGGANCSKSQFKYELMWGRDPKCHWVVKNAWKEKLHQHPMINFYRKLKKTKEHLARWNKVHFKQIRHQVNEARSSLQQLKGLDNVNGEDLTKARHSLNEALAKEEIFWRRKSRVKWLQQGDSCTKFFMATTVIRRRRNYIQQVWLEDGGWERNLNNIANLFVERFSNTYIDKKSVDLPSLNFLEDCGISTQVNELLKASQPTWKLRGASDLWDKKEPLDPTECPRGSIYSIGQR, encoded by the coding sequence ATGAAGGGTTCGGTGTTGAGTGAAGACAAGAATCTAATTAATGTGGTAATCGAATCGGATCCTCCTGGCACTCCTTGGAATTTAATGGGAGTTTATGGCCCGCCCACTTTAGCGGGGAAAGAAGCCTTCTGGAACAGAATTGGTGATGTAATTATGAACAATGTGAATCCTTCTATGATTATCGGTGATCTTAATGGTACCCTTGCGGACCATGAGAATCTTCACTACTCAAACTGGAGGAATCCAGCCCGTTACTCGTTTGATTTGAGACGTATGGTTGCTAGAACAGGCATTGTATATTTGGGGTCACAAGGAGGAAAGTTCACTTGGTTTCAGAAATCCAAAGTCATAGGGGGAGGGTGCGGTTTAAAAAGAGCTCGTCTTGACAGAGCTTTGGCATCGATAGAGTGGAGAATGCCGTACCCGAGTGGTATCACTCATGCACTTAGTGCAGCTACTTCAGACCATAGACCGATTCTTCTCGACACGAATGGGGGAGCCAACTGCAGTAAATCTCAATTCAAGTATGAACTAATGTGGGGAAGAGATCCTAAATGCCACTGGGTAGTCAAGAATGCTTGGAAGGAGAAGCTTCATCAACATCCAATGATTAATTTCTACCGAAAGCTTAAGAAGACAAAGGAACATTTAGCGAGGTGGAACAAAGTCCATTTCAAACAAATCAGACACCAAGTAAATGAGGCTAGATCATCACTCCAACAACTCAAAGGTCTGGACAACGTAAATGGGGAGGACCTAACAAAAGCTAGACATAGTTTGAACGAAGCCCTCGCCAAGGAAGAGATTTTTTGGAGACGAAAATCTAGAGTCAAGTGGCTGCAACAGGGAGATAGCTGCACAAAATTCTTCATGGCTACCACTGTCATCCGACGGAGGAGAAATTACATCCAACAGGTTTGGTTGGAAGATGGAGGGTGGGAGAGAAACCTAAATAACATCGCAAATTTGTTTGTTGAAAGATTCAGCAACACATacattgacaaaaaatcagttgaCCTTCCATCACTAAATTTCCTAGAGGATTGTGGTATTTCGACTCAAGTTAATGAGCTTCTGAAAGCTTCCCAACCGACTTGGAAATTGAGAGGTGCATCCGATCTATGGGACAAGAAAGAGCCCCTAGACCCGACAGAATGTCCACGGGGTTCTATATACAGCATTGGGCAACGGTAA
- the LOC115723929 gene encoding uncharacterized protein LOC115723929, translating into MADSTLTDLFDESVQVSVDDITCDLHPGKVDPPNEPCNIILGKLFCHTRLGKKAIQGSLKNAWASISGWSWKEREDGLLQFTFRTSFDAENVLLRRPWLVCGYLLVLMPWPSWLTPEEVKFDHSPIWVWLKSIPPYYWNKTNLQEMAGKVSAVYELPCHIEKNFERGSFGMGTLRFRATVELSKPLFSGFFLRRTGIKDLWLQYQYEKLPRICYKCGLMTHEQKFCFKTPAVIKDAKGEFFSMYENWMAEDAMERSPFHLPLPNWFSEWIVNQKAAKDEKSEAITKEPEN; encoded by the coding sequence ATGGCTGATTCAACTCTAACCGACTTATTCGACGAGTCTGTCCAAGTTAGTGTGGATGACATAACCTGTGATCTTCACCCAGGCAAAGTTGACCCCCCAAATGAGCCTTGCAATATTATTTTGGGGAAACTTTTTTGCCACACCAGACTTGGGAAAAAGGCGATACAGGGTTCTCTGAAAAATGCTTGGGCATCCATTTCTGGATGGAGCTGGAAAGAACGTGAAGACGGGCTGCTACAATTTACATTCAGAACTAGTTTCGATGCTGAGAATGTCCTTTTAAGGAGACCCTGGCTTGTGTGTGGATATTTACTAGTTCTCATGCCCTGGCCTTCATGGCTCACTCCAGAGGAGGTTAAGTTCGACCATTCGCCAATATGGGTCTGGCTTAAAAGCATCCCTCCATATTATTGGAACAAAACAAACTTGCAGGAGATGGCAGGAAAAGTTTCGGCAGTGTATGAACTCCCCTGTCATATTGAGAAGAACTTTGAAAGGGGATCGTTTGGCATGGGTACTCTCCGGTTTCGAGCCACGGTGGAGCTATCAAAGCCACTTTTCTCAGGTTTCTTCCTTAGGAGAACAGGGATTAAGGATCTTTGGCTTCAATATCAATACGAGAAACTCCCTAGAATTTGCTATAAGTGTGGCCTAATGACACATGAACAGAAATTCTGTTTCAAGACTCCAGCTGTGATTAAAGATGCCAAAGGTGAGTTTTTCTCAATGTACGAGAATTGGATGGCCGAGGATGCCATGGAAAGGTCTCCCTTCCACCTACCTCTACCTAATTGGTTCAGTGAGTGGATTGTGAACCAAAAGGCGGCCAAGGATGAGAAAAGTGAGGCAATTACTAAAGAACCAGAGAATTAG